The following are from one region of the Bradyrhizobium sediminis genome:
- the paaE gene encoding 1,2-phenylacetyl-CoA epoxidase subunit PaaE, whose amino-acid sequence MSLIVEASLSHAPRFHRLAVDDLRRESPDAVSLTFAIPKELAGDYSFSPGQYLTLRTTMDGEEVRRSYSICSGPDDGELRIAVKKVDGGAFSSWAADELKAGDELDVMTPTGRFGVAPAPGEARVYVGFAAGSGITPILSIVKGVLAREPDSRFFLFYGNRSTSGMLFREALEELKDRYLQRLSVFHVISGEEQDIPILHGRLDGDKVRVLLRSLVPAASVDHVFICGPTGMSEDVEATCRDIGISADRIHVERFVSGLGGKPRPKTVVPASAPPKAHAALIIDGKRREVPVAEGEAILDAALRGGVDLPFACKGGMCSTCRAKLVEGKAEMAVNYSLEPWELEAGFILTCQARPTTDKVVVDYDHV is encoded by the coding sequence ATGTCACTGATCGTTGAGGCGTCATTGTCCCACGCACCCCGTTTTCACCGTCTCGCCGTCGACGATCTGCGCCGTGAATCGCCGGATGCGGTGTCGCTGACCTTTGCGATTCCGAAGGAGCTCGCCGGCGATTACAGCTTTTCACCGGGCCAGTATCTGACCTTGCGCACGACGATGGACGGCGAGGAGGTGCGCCGCTCCTATTCGATCTGCTCGGGGCCCGACGACGGCGAACTGCGCATCGCGGTGAAGAAGGTCGACGGCGGCGCGTTCTCGAGTTGGGCCGCCGACGAATTGAAGGCCGGTGACGAGCTCGATGTCATGACCCCGACCGGCCGCTTCGGCGTGGCGCCGGCGCCCGGCGAGGCACGGGTCTATGTCGGCTTCGCCGCCGGCTCCGGCATCACGCCGATCCTCTCCATCGTCAAGGGCGTGCTGGCGCGCGAACCGGACAGCCGCTTCTTTCTGTTCTACGGCAACCGCTCGACATCAGGCATGTTGTTTCGCGAGGCGCTGGAGGAGCTGAAAGATCGCTATCTGCAGCGGCTATCGGTGTTCCATGTGATCTCGGGCGAAGAGCAGGACATCCCGATCCTGCACGGCCGGCTCGACGGCGACAAGGTGAGGGTGCTGCTGCGTTCGCTGGTCCCGGCGGCGTCGGTCGATCACGTCTTCATCTGCGGTCCCACCGGCATGAGCGAGGATGTCGAGGCGACCTGCCGCGACATCGGCATTTCAGCCGACCGCATCCACGTCGAGCGTTTCGTCTCCGGACTCGGCGGCAAGCCGCGTCCCAAGACGGTGGTGCCGGCGAGCGCGCCGCCGAAGGCCCATGCTGCACTCATCATCGACGGCAAGCGCCGCGAGGTGCCGGTCGCCGAAGGCGAGGCCATTCTCGACGCCGCCTTGCGCGGCGGCGTGGACCTGCCGTTCGCCTGCAAGGGCGGCATGTGCTCGACCTGCCGCGCCAAGCTGGTCGAGGGCAAGGCCGAGATGGCAGTGAATTACTCGCTGGAGCCGTGGGAGCTCGAGGCAGGGTTCATCCTCACCTGCCAGGCGCGGCCGACCACGGACAAGGTCGTGGTGGATTACGATCACGTTTAG
- the paaK gene encoding phenylacetate--CoA ligase PaaK: MASTNLQSRGSYSAELDQAERASRDEITALQTGRMAWSLAHAYDNVAHYRRAFDEAGVKPADFRQLSDLKNFPFTVKTDLRDNYPFNMFAVPREKLVRVHASSGTTGKPIVVGYTQADIDMWADVMARSIRAAGGRSGMIIHNAYGYGLFTGGLGVHYGAEKLGCTVVPVSGGMTERQVQLINDFRPDIITVTPSYMLAILDEFKRQGLDPRKSSLKIGIFGAEPWTNAMRTEIEQSFDMDATDIYGLSEVIGPGVAQECIETKDGLHIWEDHFYPEVIDPETGAVLPDGEKGELVFTSLTKQAFPIIRYRTRDLTRLLPGTARPGMRRMEKVTGRSDDMIILRGVNVFPTQIEEVLLGTDWCGGHFIIELTREGRMDEMTVVAEARPELWDESGLVEHTERVTAYIKNTIGITARIRAVPPETLERSLGKARRVFDKRPKD; the protein is encoded by the coding sequence AATGTCGCGCATTACAGACGCGCCTTCGACGAGGCCGGGGTGAAGCCGGCCGATTTCCGGCAATTGTCGGACTTGAAGAATTTCCCGTTCACGGTGAAGACCGACCTGCGCGACAATTACCCGTTCAACATGTTTGCGGTACCGCGCGAGAAACTGGTCCGCGTCCACGCCTCATCCGGCACCACGGGCAAGCCGATCGTAGTCGGCTATACCCAGGCCGACATCGACATGTGGGCGGACGTGATGGCGCGCTCGATCCGCGCCGCGGGCGGCCGCAGCGGCATGATCATCCACAACGCCTATGGCTATGGCCTGTTCACCGGCGGCCTTGGCGTGCACTACGGCGCGGAAAAACTCGGCTGTACCGTGGTGCCGGTGTCCGGCGGCATGACCGAACGGCAGGTGCAGCTGATCAACGATTTCCGGCCCGACATCATCACGGTGACGCCGAGCTACATGCTTGCGATCCTGGACGAGTTCAAGCGCCAGGGACTCGACCCGCGCAAGTCATCCCTGAAGATCGGGATTTTCGGTGCCGAGCCCTGGACCAATGCGATGCGCACCGAGATCGAGCAGTCGTTCGACATGGATGCCACCGACATCTACGGACTGTCCGAGGTGATCGGCCCCGGCGTGGCGCAGGAATGCATCGAGACCAAGGACGGCCTGCACATCTGGGAGGATCATTTCTACCCGGAAGTGATCGACCCGGAGACCGGCGCGGTATTGCCCGACGGCGAAAAGGGCGAACTGGTTTTCACTTCGCTGACCAAGCAAGCGTTCCCGATCATCCGCTATCGCACCCGTGACCTGACCCGGCTGCTGCCGGGCACGGCGCGGCCGGGCATGCGGCGGATGGAGAAGGTCACCGGGCGCTCCGACGACATGATCATCCTGCGCGGCGTCAATGTGTTCCCGACCCAGATCGAGGAAGTGCTGCTCGGCACCGACTGGTGCGGCGGCCACTTCATCATCGAACTGACCCGCGAAGGACGCATGGACGAGATGACGGTGGTGGCGGAGGCGCGGCCGGAACTCTGGGACGAGAGCGGGCTGGTCGAGCACACCGAGCGCGTCACCGCCTATATCAAGAACACCATCGGCATCACCGCCCGGATCCGCGCCGTGCCGCCGGAGACGCTGGAGCGCTCGCTCGGCAAGGCCAGGCGCGTGTTCGACAAGCGGCCGAAGGATTAG